From Schistocerca americana isolate TAMUIC-IGC-003095 chromosome 9, iqSchAmer2.1, whole genome shotgun sequence, the proteins below share one genomic window:
- the LOC124550797 gene encoding uncharacterized protein LOC124550797: MLVMNCWLMFEEFIHPVVIRCYCDLRSFAHQLMYSSPVTLYTIEYMLSGYLTNIIRTMTMHCVNCLFTGNHCSFIHSRNVAGKIVEGVTFQRILDDMRDSIHCEEVERLHLLTRKDLHNIKREFLIDPHQYHSSDEISVSIFLERMKDCVLMHKQAGQNMGNLSSEDTMIVLMTPFQSELLRKFGSNIVCVDSTHCTNVYKLLVTTLLVIDEFGSGIPVAFCISNKENTAIMTQFFTCVREKAGVIKSTVFMSDDTNVFRCAWAGVMGLAEHNLLCTWHIDRSWRSNLRKVHGGPNKQTQVYKALRMLLEEADIEKFSELLELFERELQEDEDTREFGMYFTNHYGFRPQHWAYCYRRNLNINTNMHLEAMHRVLKYCYLDGKTNNRLDKLLLVLMKLVRDKSFERIIKLYKGGHTHRIEKIQERHRESKKIDRGQFTAISDGKRFYVKSQSTSGITYTVTLKALECNLSCRFLCCTCNICIHSFSCCCPDNLINLNICKHIHAVSMTYDLHFSKTVKYKETTSIEQASAILSSMKKQNDEATASRGTQLKAKLKVLLNHVDSLDTEMEETVEKAVDHLLSLVNSRSKKKGPHCASNEKLEVQHTSNKQNFSPKSLFGKPTLAEKSNVASALVQPDREVLSVHAYWGNSPCKTMSNASYSVPQGDVEIRVFLIKKMSLCVKYEYSPKSSSTNIFHLTTE, from the exons ATGTTGGTAATGAACTGTTGGCTGATGTTTGAGGAA TTCATCCACCCTGTAGTAATTAGGTGCTACTGTGACCTTAGAAGTTTTGCCCACCAGCTGATGTATTCTTCACCTGTTACATTATACACAATTGAATACATGCTGTCTGGATACCTTACCAATATAATTAGAA CAATGACAATGCATTGTGTTAACTGTTTATTTACTGGCAACCA TTGTAGCTTTATTCATAGTAGAAATGTTGCAGGGAAAATTGTTGAGGGTGTGACGTTCCAGAGGATTTTGGATGATATGAGAGATTCCATACATTGTGAGGAGGTTGAGAGACTGCACCTCCTTACTCGGAAGGATCTTCACAATATCAAAAGGGAATTTCTAATTGATCCTCACCAGTACCATTCTAGTGATGAAATTAGTGTGAGTATTTTTTTAGAAAGAATGAAAGACTGTGTTCTGATGCACAAACAAGCTGGTCAAAACATGGGAAATTTATCGAGTGAAGACACAATGATAGTGTTAATGACACCATTCCAAAGCGAGTTGCTTAGAAAATTCGGTTCCAATATTGTTTGTGTAGACTCGACACATTGCACAAACGTGTACAAATTATTAGTGACAACATTGCTAGTTATAGATGAATTTGGGAGTGGTATTCCAGTGGCATTTTGCATTTCTAATAAAGAGAATACAGCCATAATGACACAGTTCTTTACTTGTGTCAGGGAGAAAGCAGGAGTTATCAAATCAACTGTGTTTATGTCAGACGACACAAATGTTTTTCGATGTGCTTGGGCAGGTGTAATGGGTCTGGCAGAACACAATTTGCTATGTACGTGGCATATTGACCGCAGCTGGAGAAGCAACTTGAGGAAAGTGCATGGTGGCCCAAACAAGCAAACGCAGGTTTACAAAGCTTTGCGTATGCTGTTAGAAGAAGCAGATATAGAAAAGTTCAGTGAGTTGCTAGAGTTGTTTGAGAGGGAGCTACAAGAGGACGAAGACACAAGAGAATTTGGAATGTATTTCACAAATCATTACGGATTCAGGCCCCAACATTGGGCGTATTGTTATCGCCGTAATTTAAACATAAACACAAACATGCATCTGGAAGCCATGCATAGAGTATTAAAGTACTGCTACCTTGATGGCAAGACCAATAATAGACTGGACAAGTTGCTGCTGGTACTAATGAAATTAGTAAGAGACAAATCTTTTGAAAGAATTATTAAGCTCTACAAGGGTGGACATACTCATCGAATAGAGAAAATTCAAGAACGGCATAGAGAATCCAAAAAAATTGACAGAGGCCAATTCACGGCCATTAGTGATGGCAAACGATTTTATGTGAAATCTCAATCAACAAGTGGCATCACATACACTGTTACTTTAAAAGCACTAGAATGCAACCTCAGTTGCAGatttttgtgttgcacttgtaatATTTGCATTCACAGTTTCTCTTGCTGTTGTCCAGACAATTTAATAAATCTGAACATTTGTAAACACATTCATGCTGTATCAATGACATATGACTTACATTTCAGTAAAACAGTCAAATATAAAGAAACCACTTCGATAGAACAGGCATCTGCTATTTTGTCCTCAatgaaaaagcaaaatgatgaGGCAACTGCTTCACGGGGAACACAGTTGAAAGCTAAATTAAAAGTCCTGTTAAACCATGTAGATTCATTAGATACTGAAATGGAAGAGACAGTGGAAAAAGCAGTTGACCATTTGCTGTCACTTGTTAACTCTCGCTCCAAGAAAAAAGGTCCACACTGTGCCAGCAATGAGAAGTTGGAAGTGCAACACACATCTAATAAACAGAACTTCAGTCCAAAAAGTTTGTTTGGTAAACCAACCCTGGCTGAAAAGTCGAATGTTGCAAGTGCTTTGGTGCAACCCGACAGGGAAGTGTTGAGTGTGCAT gcctactggggaaactcgccatgtaaaacaaTGAGTAACGCATCATACTCGGTACCTCagggtgatgtggaaatccgagtgttcttaataaagaaaatgtcactgtgt GTAAAGTATGAGTATTCACCAAAATCCTCCAGTACAAATATATTCCACTTGACAACTGAATGa